From Zea mays cultivar B73 chromosome 3, Zm-B73-REFERENCE-NAM-5.0, whole genome shotgun sequence:
TTGCGACACATATTTTCTAGGTTCTCTAGGCGTGCTGTTTTTTGTGTACAAAAATTGGAATGCTAAACTTATATTTTGTTAGTAGAATGATGATGGGTTGTTGATATAGGGAACCACATTATGGTTTTGTACAAAAAGATATTTTGTAATTTCCTCCATTGATAGTTCTTAAATATTAGAGCTAAAATTCAAATTTAATGTATCTATACTACTGTATTAAGAACGGAACGTCAGCGTCCACACCTAGCGTGTCCCCGCCTCCGCCCGCGCCGCTAGGCCCCGCAACTGTTGTGATTCCCTTCCCCCTCCCGCGCCGCGTCCGCGACTACCGCCGCCCCCACCCAACAGTCGTCGTCCAGCCCCCTCCCCGTCCTCCATCCGCGACCTCCGCATCTCCAAGAAATGGACCGCGACAGGCCACTGCTCGCGATGGGGTGCTCGATACCGTGAACTCCAACTTGCAAAACAGGCACCGCCACCAGGGGCCCTTCGCGGAGGCGACACCGCTCCGTGGACGACCTTGCCGCCGCCGGGCTCGCCACCCGCGTGCACGACGACGTGGAGCTTGCTTGCGACCACCTGCACGCTGTCGAGGTCCTGCTGGTTCTGGACGAGGCCAACGACGGCTCGAGCCAGGAGCTCCCCGCCTCTCACGCCGCCACCGCCGGAGGAAGAGGTGGAGATGCGGGGCGCCGGCGCCGGTACGTCGCTGCCCCATGCGTTGTTGTTATCCCTATAGATTGGGTAAGGAATCCCCTTCTGAGGGTTGTTCATGTTTCTCTTCCTGTTGTGATTCATCCGTTCTTCCTGTTTTACTCATATTATCATCTTTGATATTTCAGCAGTTaatacaattatattacaaaatgCTGCAGACAAAGAACTGAAGAATTTGTTGTTAGAGCATATAAAGGCGGCAAAAAGAAGGCTGCTCACAAATCAACTTCCCCCATCTTCCAGCATTATCTTTATGTGAAAGAGAACCTGTTGTCTATAAGGTTTCTTTCTTAATATTTTATTTTATATCACGTATCTAACTTTCTTGCAGTTTTCAGTAATGTTCCTTAACTAATTTTATTTCTCTTAGCACTTGTGGCATATAGGATACCGGCTTTACCGTGCTTGATTTATTACGAGATTAGTAAACTTAAGTTAGGAGAAGATCCCTCGATCATTTAACATAGTCGGGTGCCTGGGACCTAAGCCAAACCTGACATGGCTGAAAGGGTTTAAGAATTAAGAGTTCAGTTGGATTCGTCCAAGTTCAAATTACTATAATATTTGAGTTCATTAAAAACAATTGCACTTAAGCCTTAATGCTGCTAAATAACTATATGTCAAGATCATTTCTGTTCATCTGACATGCTAAAGTATTAATGTAATGAACTAAGCAGTTTTGTAAGAAGCAACATCTACTTTTGCTGTTTTGCAATGACTGTATGGTGACTACTAACATATTCAGAACTTGAGCTCCATTCTGCTGGACTTTATATCATCTGAAATCTTCCTTTATGGCCATAAAGCTCCCTACATCTCATTACATATAACATATTCCTTAAGGTCAACACAATAGAAACTACACAGCAAATTAAAGTCTAGATGCCTCTTTTGCAGATAAAGCTATGCAGTTGtttcaagtttgaatttaaaccacATCTTCATCTGTGCACATTCATCTTCTGCCTTTGGAAGTTTGCCCCAGTTGACATACTATTGCTCACTGTTTTTTTGCAGACAACCAGAAATTTGCCATGACCTCGTTCCTGACCAAGAAAAACTGTCAAGCACAGGTTAGATTTTGCTTTGTTGCTATTTATGTTTCTATATTTTCTTGTCTGAGATGCACGTGGTATTTATAGTTATGTGCAAAACATAAGGACATAGACCTTCTCCCCACTTAAAAAACAGCTTATAACTTGACATGATTTTTGACTCAGAATCACAGTTGATATATTGGGATTCCAAGGTATCAGAGGTTGATATGGATGCAATGTGGAAACATCCTGATGTGTATAAGGAGTGGATAAAATCTGGTGAGAGACGTGGAAATGTACGATTCTCCCATGATGCAAAGAACAGGCCTTACCTTTCTCACGTCGAGGTGAAGGTAAATAGGATTATAAATATTTGCAATAACTTATCTGCTTATGTCTAAAATCTTGAGTAATATATGTTCTTGTATAAATAGCATATGTTTTTGCATAGAGCTACTGCCTTGTGCTTGTACATACATTCCCCCCCCCCCAATTTCTTTTGATTACACTGTAACTAGGCAGTCAGTCAGATACTCAAATTCCACCTAGCACCAGCACATCCTTTTGAAATAAAGGTAACCTGGATAGTTGGGATATCACGAGAGCCGTAGTCAACTACAAAATGTTGTTGCTTCACCTATGAGTTATTTTTGCTACCATATCGCTAAGCTGagtttcttcttttcatcataatATAGTTCTCCCATTAAGGGGCATATTAGTTTTCTTCTAAGTTCTGTAGAATTGGTCGTAAAGATTAGCATATTTCCCATTATTATGCTGGCTGAAGACAATTTTTAATTTTAGTTGTGACTGTTTTGGCCCCAGAACCGATTAAGTTGTTGATGAACATTTCAATACTGTACTCCTGAACTGTTATGATGCAATTGGCATAATGCTTATGATCAGAATAATTCATCAGCACCAGGTGAACTTTGATTTACCTTATAATATGATGGAGTATCAAACATCTAGATACATGATGCAATAGCTCTAATTCTTATTTGGTATTACAGGTGATGGGTTTCATTAAACCAATTGCATCTATCAAGAGGCTATCTGTATCGGTTATGTTGGCACCAGATCTGCCGTTATGTGCAATTGGTGATGAAAAGAGACTCATGCAAACTATTCTGAACATCTCTGGCAATGCTGTAAAGTTTACCAAGGAGGGACACATCACGCTTGTAGCTTCCATTGTGAAGGCTGACTCTTTGAGAGAGTTCAGAACCCCAGAATTTCATCCAACTGCAAGTGATGAACATTTCTATTTGAAAGTTCAGGTAATATTCTAGAAGAGGCTTGTTTGAATAATTTTCCTTGAGCTTGTCAATGAGCTCATGATCTTTCCATAGTATAAATAAAACAAGAAGATTTATTTGCAAATAGTTGTATGCATTGTTCCCTCTTTAATAACAATAATAACTTAAAAGATGACCTGCATGCGTTGTGCAGAGCTCCAAAATTCAAAAATGAAACTGGAGCCATCCATTTGGTTGTCCCAAGTAGCAGTTTTGTAAAACCGAATTGCAGCCTGTCAAAAAATCTCGACTCTTTTATTGTACAACATTTCTAATCTGTTGTCTTATTTCCTTATGTGTGACTGAATTTCTCATGCACTCTGGTTTTGGATCCATCCACTATGTTCCTCATAATGAAGTATTTCATGCTTATTCAGTAGCAAAAGACAATATTTTTTTCTTGAAAATCCTCTTAATTAACACGTGCATTTTCTTGTATGAATCGTTACCTATTCCTTTTAATCATGTATCTTGGTAATTAATTGCATTTGCATCATTAAACCTGGCTCGACTCTTGTGTTGCTTGATAGTTCATTTGTCTTGTCTATAAACTATGTGGGTGTCAGCTCTGTATAGGTCCATGTACAATTTTCCAATTCTTCCTATCAAGTTTACAAAAACAGGTGGGGCCTGTCCAGCTGTACCTGACTATGATTTGGGGTGGGTGGGGTCTAAATCTTTTTCTTTGTTCTTATAATCTCATGGTGTAGAATTTCTGCTGGTTGGGCCTAATGACATATGGAATCTGATTACTTCTTTACACCATTGTGACATTAGTTGACTGTCATTCGTTGCTTTTTATTTGAGTTGCCTGGATTAAATTAGTCTCAGGACTGACATAGGATAGGACCTAAGATCGCATTAGCAAAAACTAAAATGGTCTAGGATTAGAAGTGTTATACCAAATCTTCCATGAACTCCAGATAGCCCAGAGTCTTTTATAATGCCACACACAAAGCTTTCATGTGTTGAAAAAAATCATAGGTCAACCGAACTAAGTTATCACAACATTTACTCAAACTATATCAGAAGGTACATATGCTTACATAAATTTCATTTTAGTTGATACCACCGGTCCTGGGTTTCATGCTTACAACTAGAAAAGGGTTGTATTTTTTCAGATTATGAACATACCATGGAAACATGAAGCAGGGTTTTACTTTTATATATGCTAGCAATTGTTATCTGTTGTGTTGCTTTACATTTCTGTTACTTACTCTTTTGCAGGTAAAAGATACAGGCTGTGGAGTTAGTCCTCAGGATCTACCTCATGTATTCACAAAGTTTGCTCATCCTCAAAGTGGAGGAAACCGAGGGTTTAATGGTAGTGGTCTTGGCCTTGCCATATGCAAGAGGTAGTTTGACCTTACAGCTCCTTTCTTGTAGTTCCTTCTGAAAATTGTGTTCTGGTGTTTTTGGTGACTCTTGACTTTCTCCTACGCAgcacatttatttatttattttatgcaTTGCCAGTACATGGCTCCTTAGTGCTAACTTGGTCATCAATTCTTATTAGAACTCATCAGCATCTCTGCAAAATTCTGCGCAGGTTTGTGAGTCTTATGGGAGGGCACATCTGGATCGACAGCGAAGGAACCGGAAGAGGTTGCACCGCAACATTCGTCATCAAGCTGGGTGTGTGTGACAACACAAACACCTACCAGCAGCAGCTGATAATGAAGTGCATCTGAGCATTTGAAACAAATCTAGATTCTAGCTCTAGCTAAGGTTATACAGATATTGTGCTGAACCTTGATGCTACTATTATGTGTAGTAAATTTTTGGGGGTCGGAATTGACCAAACTTATGGATTTATTCAACGTTTCAATTCAGTGACAAATGCTACTATTTTCTATATTCAGACACTTGGTACTGATTTCTTGATCAAACTCATTAAACTTAGCATTCCTTATAGTTATCCCCACACGTTGAGGTTGCGCCTGTGCTAGGGCTGAAGACACGC
This genomic window contains:
- the LOC103651133 gene encoding probable ethylene response sensor 1, with the protein product MGFIKPIASIKRLSVSVMLAPDLPLCAIGDEKRLMQTILNISGNAVKFTKEGHITLVASIVKADSLREFRTPEFHPTASDEHFYLKVQVKDTGCGVSPQDLPHVFTKFAHPQSGGNRGFNGSGLGLAICKRFVSLMGGHIWIDSEGTGRGCTATFVIKLGVCDNTNTYQQQLIMKCI